TATATGtagtatttttgtttatttttcttggaATTATAGTGCATATATGATTGCATATAATTATGATTCTGCATGCTAGTTTAGCTCTGTTTTATTGTTCTCAAGCTGTGGATTGGGTTGGGCattgcatttggtttttgtgcTTTTAACCATATGCATTCCACTTGCTAATCCATGAATTGATAATGTCTGTTGTGATCTTTAAGTTCCTCCATTAATATTTGCTGCACTCTTATGATAACTGTAGATGGATGTGCGGAGTACTTCTCTTGTGCGGCCATCTGGGGCTGTAGACAAGGATAGGGAAATGCCAAGGCTTGCAAGTAGTGGTGCAGTTCAGGGAGAGGATCGAAATTTATCTGTCAGTGTTGATGGCTGGGAAAAgtcaaaaatgaagaagaagcgtTCCGGGATAAAGCCAGATGCTTCTCCAAGTATGGTATCCAGTAAACCAATTGATGGCTACCGTGAAACTAAACAGGGAATGCAGCAAAGGCCTGTGAATGATGTGCGTTCAAGGTCAAATAATGACTCCCATGGGTTTAGGTATGACTTCTTAAAGAACGACTTGCTCTTCCCATAAGGACAGATTGACCCCATCACTTTAAATTGTATTCCTTCATGTTTTAGGTTAATTTGATTGGCATTTTCGcagtttttagatttttatttctaaaaggAACTGAGGAATAAGTAGTTCTTTTTGGGTCAACTTACTGGTAAGAAGTCTCAGTGATTTTCAATGCTAACGAACTTATGCTTATTGTTTATATATTTCCACTGAGGATCCATAGTGGATGTAATAGTTCTTTAAACGTTGTGCAAGTTGTTGTTTGTCACCTTTCAATCACCATTTATGTATAGAGGTTGCACAACATATGCAAAATTTGAAAGTGCCAAGGTTGCATTTTATGTAtctgagcggtaggtctcgggttcgagacttaggagcagcctctccataaaatgggggtaaggctagccgacattcacctctcccaaaccctgcgtaaagcgggagccttgtgcactgggtacaaccttttttttttatatttggatATTGATGATAAAGAGATAACTTGTAGACACAACTTGACATCACCCTCAAAAAGTTGTAAAAGGGTTGGATGAATCAGACAAAAGAATGACACCAGATTATATGGTTTTAGTTATTTTTCCTCATATGTAAAACGATACTATTTCTTCATTTCCGTGTTTTCATTTGAGTTGTATTGTCCAATTATTTAAGGAAAACGTGTTAATATTTTTTGGTCAGATTCTCTGAATCTGAAAAGCCATGTTTAGAAATTGTAGGCAAATTATGCCTTTTATAATATAATTACTATCTAAGAGTTCGGTACTTGTAATCTTGATCTGATGATAAAAGAGGCGATGTGCTTGGTGTTAACAATTGCCCGAAGGATATCTGTATCGTTGTGGAGTCCTTTGTCTAACAGTAGTGATTGTTTAAACTTCTGCCGTTATTGACAAGAATGAACCCCGTGATTGGAACTGGAATGGATAACCCAGGACTCTCTTCTGGGCTTTCACCTCATAGTACAGAGAGCAAAAGGTTTTTTCTGTCATATGAAAACGTTTTTAAAAATGGGTGAATTGAAGGATCAATCTTCTTGTTGTTGACATGttattttgttgaaattttacatatttattttgttttgttgattGATTTTTGTGATATACTGCCTGAGAGGTAATGCTAACACCTTGTATTTTTATAGGCCAGGAGTCACTAATGGAGCTCTTGGAGTCGGAAAGTCTGACGGAATCTCGCAACCAACTGGCTTCGGCTTTCGTTCATCCATTCCTAAGACTGAACCAGACAATTCTTCCCTTATCACTGATAAGAGAGATCGCCCTATTGGTACAGATAAGGAAAGGGCAAACCACAGAGCTGCTAATAAGTAAGCATAGCTGCCTTAGTATTTACTCACGTGGTTATCTTCTGGAATGGTGTTTTGCTGCTTGTTAAGGGCTTAAAGCTGCATATTTATTTCTAGCTCCGTTCCTCGTATTTATGtagtaatttcttttttttttagtatgagACTGCATTGATGTCTTTCTTTTTATATTGTATTTCTTTTAGGGCTAGTGTCCGTGATGATTTTAATTCAGCTAGTCCTACCTCAAGCACAAAGATGAACACTTCTGTTCGGGCTCCACGATCAGGCTCAGGTGTGGCACCCAAGTTGTCCCCAGTTGTTAATCGAGCAAATGTTCCTAATGATTGGGAGATTTCTCATTGTACGAATAAGCCCCCTGCTGCCGTTGGAGCTAACAATCGCAAACGCATGACATCAGCACGATCTTCGTCTCCACCTGTTGCTCAATGGGCTGGCCAGAGACCACAAAAGATCTCCCGTACTGCAAGGCGATCAAATTTTGTTCCTGTTGTTTCAAGTAATGAGGGAACCCCTCCTATGGATAGTCCATCTGATGTTACTGGTGGTGACATTGGGCTGGGATTTGCCAAACGCCTGCCTGGAAGTTCTCCTCAGCAGGTTAAGTTAAAAGCCGATCCTTTGTCTTCTGCTGCACTTTCCGAGAGTGAGGAGTCGGGAGCTGCTGATATTAAATCCAGAGATAAAGTCAAAAAGACTGATGAGATAGATGAGAAAGTTGGACAGAATGTTCAAAAGATGTCCACTCTGGTCTTGCCATCAAGAAAGAATAAGCTGGTTACtggggaagaccttggagatgGTGTTCGGAGGCAAGGGAGGACAGGGCGAGGTTTTAGTTCCACAAGGGCTCTCATGCCAATGACTGTCGAGAAGGTTGGAAATGTTGGAACAGCAAAACAGCTAAGAAGTTCCAGGCTTGGTTTTGACAAGAGTGAAAGGTTTAAATATTGTACTTCTGTATATTTATCTGACTGTCATATAAATATCCTGTTTATTTTGTAACATTTAATATTTGGGATTGACTCATATTTAATATAAATTGTTACACAGCAAGGCAGGCCGACCGCCAACTAGGAGACTTTCTGATCGAAAGGCCTATACACGTCAAAAGCACACAGCAATCAATGCAGCAGCAGATTTTCTTGGTAGGGAAACCTTTAAATTTATGAAGGAATAAATTTTTGACTTTATCTTTGTTTACTTTAGTGTTTATTGTTCCTTATTCACTCTTGTTGCAATTTCCTAAGTGGGATCAGATGATGGACATGAAGAGCTTTTGGCTGCTGCAAATGCTGTTGTTAATTCTGGTGCCTTTCTCATTGATCACTTTTGTTTTTACCCTTTTCCAGCAtttaatgttttgttgaattaaTAGTTCTATTATTGCCGCAGCTCTTTCCTTCTCCAACTCATTTTGGGGGCAAATGGAGCCATATTTTAGTTTGTTATCTGATGCCGACATAGCTTTCCTGAAGCAACAGGTGATGGCCTGCTTTAATTAGAGGGGATGAAGGAATATATGTTGttattttcttgaaaaatgaTGTCTGTAAACAATGTCATGTCACTAAAATGTTTTATTTGGTATTTATATTCATGGGTCAACTATACCTCTGTCTCTGCTGTGGATAATGAGGTCTTCTAATTTTCTATTGATTTACCAGGGCGACATTGAATCTAATGTGGCAACTCAAGTTCCTTCTAGTGTACATGGGAGCACTACTGTTGCTAATGGGCATGAAAAAATTGAATGTGAACCAAGGATTGGTGACTTCCATCCAGAACAATTTGTGCCAGGAACTGGAGATCATGCTGCAATTTCCCTCTGTCAGAGACTCTTAGCTGCATTGATTTCAGAGGAGGATTCTAGCGGTGTAAATGAAGACTTTACATTTGATTCATACGGAGTTGATTTTGATCTGGATGCAGAGGTGGAATCCAATGGTTTGGATTATCAATCACAAGATAACGTTCAGTTTGCTGGGCATACTGCTTTTAATGGTTATAGGATTACTGGGAGGCCAGAATATGATGAGCCAGAAGGTGTAGTGGGCATCCCAAACAAAGTAATGAGTTCAGACTTCGGTCACTTGCAAAATGGTTTCCTTTCAGACCCAGCGGTGATGCCTGGATTGGCCTGTTCAGAATTTCAGTATGGTAACATGTCGTTAGATCAAAAACTTGTCCTGGAGGTTCAAAGCGTTGGAATTTTTCCAGAGCTAGAGGTATGGTTCTAGAAGAcgctaattttattttatccttcCATAATATGGAATATTATTAATTATACATTTTTTTGCATAATCTTTGTTAAGCCTGATATGACACAGACGGAGGATGAAGGAATTGATGAGGAAATCAGGAAATTAGAGGCGAAGCACCATGAACAGGTATTTTCATGTTTAGTATTACTCTGTATTACAATGTATTATGGAATGGATATGCATAGGAGCTTATAGAAATTAATCGTGTGGATGTATTGGAAGTTATTAGTTACTGcgtttctgattttgttgttAAGGCTTccatttaatgtttttttttttttcaatgtaacAGATCTCCAAGAAGAAGGGCTTGCTGGATAGACTGATGAGGTCTGCCTCTGTGGCAGAAGAATTCCGAGAAAAGTAATTAATCCTTTATCCTGTGGTAATTTTGCTTAACTTTCTGTCCATCATGGTATAACGATTCAAATTGGTTTCATATAGGGAGCTTGAACAGCGTGCCCTTGACAAACTTGTTGGAATGGCTTATGAAAAGTATATGGTAATTTCTTTGACCTTCCATcgtcttattttctttttatgcaATACTCCTTGTAAGGTTTTCAGGATGCAAATTTAGGTGTAATAACTAGAGGGCTAGAGTTGTATCATTTAACTGATCCATAATAGATCCATAAAAGTAACGACTGTTTCTTAGGATGGCCCTTGTTACTGTCAAAGTTCTTGCTGTCtttaacatatatatttttgtgatAGAATGCTTGGGGTCCTAATGCTACTGGTGGGAAGAGCTCCAGTAATAAAATGGCCAAGCAAGCTGCCTTAGCATTTGTTAAGCGGACATTAGACAGATGTGATGAATTTAAAAATACAGGGAAAAGCTGTTTCAGTGAACCCTTATATAGGGATATACTTCTTTCTGGCACACGACAAGCAGAGGCTATTGCAGAGGGTGGTAATGCCTCCAGGGATTCGGGTATTTCTTCTTATGCCTTTGAATGTAATATTGTGTATGTGCTTCCGTTCCATTATCTACTGATGCATTTTCTTCTATTACTTGTGTAATCAATTGCATAAGGGGATGAAGGACTTTGCACTCTGggtattttcttccttttctttttcaatctcTATTGTTTGACAtgtctttttttatttcttattgtcTCTTCCGCAGCTTCCATGGGCTCCCAGCCAAGCTATTCACAGTTTAGTCAGAATGCGGATAATCTTAATGTCATCTCTTCAGATGTTTTTCAACCTTTAAATCACTTATCTGAACAAACTACTGGTAGAGAAGAGACGTGGTTTAACAGGGTCAAGAAGAGGGAGTTATCACTGGATGACGTAGGTAATAATATTGGAACTTCAATTGCTGCATCGGGTATGGGTGGTTCTTTAACGAGCAGTGCAAAAGGAAAGAGGAGTGAGAGGGATAGAGATGGAAAAGGGCACAACAGGGAGGTGCAATCTAGAAATGGAACTCCAAAAAGTGGTCGGCCAGCGGTATCTAATGCTAAAGGGGAAAGAAAGTCAAAGACGAAGCCTAAGCAGAAAACGCAACTATCTATTTCAGTAAATGGCCTCGTTGGCAAGCCATCAGAGCAACATAAACCGGCATTGCCTTCTGGATCAAAGTCAGGGGGAGTGACCGCCAGTAACAATGCCAAGGATAAGGATGAGTTTTCCGCGGATGTAATGGAGGATCCCATTGACCTGTCTCACCTGCAATTACCGGGAATGGATGTATTGGGTGGCCCTGACGATATTGATGACCAAGGGCAAGATTTGGGTTCGTGGTTGAATATCGATGATGACAATTTACAAGATCATGATTTTATGGGTCTTGAAATTCCGATGGATGACCTCTCAGACTTAAATATGATGGTTTGAAGTTGCTTCTCTGTATAGTCTTGTTCATTATACTATTGACAAATGAAACAAAATTGATGTTTCAAGAAATGATCAGTGATAAGAATAGTCATTGGAGTATCCACAGTCCCAGCTACACATGCATAGTCGTTTGGCTATCGGTCCACAGTTAGGTTATATAGATTCTTTCGTAGGCTCCTGCAAGTTAAATTTTGAGTGAACCTTTCGGATGTTTTGGATTTTGCTCCTGTATTAAGTTGGTTACTTTGACTGTAAAGATCTTTTTGTTCAAGGCACTAGTTAGTATGGCTTAGTGATTATATCTTAGCAAACAGTGTATCCTGCCTGTAGCGTTTACAAATCAGAGAACGTTGCCCTCTTGTACatacattttatattcctaatAAAAATCAGCTCTTAATTTATATGTATTATTCTCTAGCTGGCAAACTCATTATTTGAGGTTTTGCCTTCTGTATCTCTATTGGTTTATGATTGTTCTACAGGTATCTTCAGAGAATGCTCCTTTGACGTTTTGGTCGTCTCCAACTCAGCTTCCGCCACACTTGATTACTTTCGGTGTGTATACTGATGAGGCTTACTGATGGTAAGAAAATTTCCTTCCCCATTTTAGTTTTGCTTCTTATCAGACATCAGTTGCTGTAGATTTCAATTTAGTAGACTCGGTacttttctgatatgatataCCGTACCTGGAATGATATGCACAGATGAACTTCCAAGTGCTTTTTGTGGACCTTGATTTCAGACCGCCGAGGTAAGTCTTTACTCCTAAGCCTATAGCTACTCCCGAACCTTGATCTGAATTTGTTTTGAATCTTGAGTTTGAACCTTTGGTTTCATTGCCTTTGCACTGCATTGATGCTCATCTTGTTTGAGGTTTATTGCTTTATCATCGCAAATTTGATGCTTCGCTCACCCCTCCGGGCTTACGTTATGTCTTGCGCTTACTTGATTCTGGTTTTATTTAGTTTGAAACTTGAAATGTGTTTATACCTTGTGTTTAGTTCATTCCCTACATATTCGATTATCGTCAGTGAATTCAGGAAATCAaattttagagtttaatttaagATCACGGATTTATCCGGCAAGCTTGTGTTCAATTGTCTCCCAATGCTTCCATTGTCCAATCTTTTGTTGTGTTTCGTTTATGCAGTCAGTAATTAACTTGTTGGGTTTGACTGATGTATTCTGTGTGTTCCTGAATCATGTTGATTTGTTGCCTTGGTTTCCTTTGCAAGGTGGATCATATCTTGTACCCATCTTACATATACATGTCCCTGGGCTGCAGCCCCCGTGGTCCCCCCCCCCTATAAAACATAGGATGACCAGAAATATGTTTGGTACGGAGCATGCAGCCTAATCTGCACTTGTTTAGACCATATTTGGAGATGTCAAAAATGCCGCATAGACATACAACAGTAACAAATGATGTATTATTTACTCTAACCGAGATGTCAAAGATGATATGGAAAAGAAGGCTAAGCTGACATGGacaaggagatgtcaaatttgaagTTGCCTTCAACTTTGATTTTTGCTATTTCCAAAGGCATTCCACTTGCCTTACCTTAAATGCTAACATATttaagtattatttttttattatttttttttttggtcaaacaatagattttgttagattatattagatgttagattagccattGGTAGGATTTGAACGCATGCCGTCATACAAGGGCACAAAACCATTCTACCACTCTGGTAAAGGGCCAACAATCCaacatttattatttttgttaaaaaaaaacataaatgaagCAATAAATTTTGGCATATCGGGTGGAAGGAAAAAATTGACAATATGTCAAATTGCCAAGTTGGCCttcaaattgaaatttgatgttttgaatgtgaagTCTCCTTTGGAGATGTTCTAAGTAGATGGATTTGTAGTTTACACTTCTTACGCGCCGCTTATGTGTTTCGGCCTCCACAGTGTGTTGTTTTTAGCAGTTTCATACTCGTAACTCGTAGTATTTTACCATTAGTTATCCTGTTCCAATTGTTGAAGAGCCTTCTTTAATTTCTGAGTTCAACCCAATCGTTCTATCCCGAAACCGAAAGTTTTACTTGGTGTGCATCTGGCTAGGTAAGTTATATTTCCTTCTCGAGTTCTTCTGGCAAAGGCTGCCTCCAAAGTCAAATTCAAGCTTTTAAAGGCGTCTATGTGGGGAGAAGTCTTCGCTAGCTAGTGTTGCTGGCCTCTTGGGTCCGGCCACCCTTGCTCTGGCCTGCCGGGGCCACGGGCCAATACGGCTGGCCTCGGGCCTTGGCGGTGGCCCAAATTTATCGTTCCGGTGAGGAAATTGGGGCTTAGGATCCTCTTCCCCAAGGATCTCAGATGGGGTAGAAGAGTCATTGACTCCAATTATCGTCCATGTACGATCCATA
This is a stretch of genomic DNA from Malus domestica chromosome 02, GDT2T_hap1. It encodes these proteins:
- the LOC103406943 gene encoding uncharacterized protein isoform X4, giving the protein MATSSKFDLSSGSPDRPLYTSGQRGSHIAAQLDRSGSFRESMENPMLSSLPNMSRSTSAVTQGDVTNFFQCLRFDPKLVAAEHKSNRQGDLKRLMSVALSISPDESPSASVKGKLLLSPIPEEIKRVKAGLRESSIKARERVKTFNEALSVFNKVFPSIPSKKRSRAESFSNERSSSMLSSDRSVLGPNMGKIGIQNHAVSGGFELEQQKSEERTKNTIPNKRTRTSLVDARMDVRSTSLVRPSGAVDKDREMPRLASSGAVQGEDRNLSVSVDGWEKSKMKKKRSGIKPDASPSMVSSKPIDGYRETKQGMQQRPVNDVRSRSNNDSHGFRPGVTNGALGVGKSDGISQPTGFGFRSSIPKTEPDNSSLITDKRDRPIGTDKERANHRAANKASVRDDFNSASPTSSTKMNTSVRAPRSGSGVAPKLSPVVNRANVPNDWEISHCTNKPPAAVGANNRKRMTSARSSSPPVAQWAGQRPQKISRTARRSNFVPVVSSNEGTPPMDSPSDVTGGDIGLGFAKRLPGSSPQQVKLKADPLSSAALSESEESGAADIKSRDKVKKTDEIDEKVGQNVQKMSTLVLPSRKNKLVTGEDLGDGVRRQGRTGRGFSSTRALMPMTVEKVGNVGTAKQLRSSRLGFDKSESKAGRPPTRRLSDRKAYTRQKHTAINAAADFLDDGHEELLAAANAVVNSALSFSNSFWGQMEPYFSLLSDADIAFLKQQGDIESNVATQVPSSVHGSTTVANGHEKIECEPRIGDFHPEQFVPGTGDHAAISLCQRLLAALISEEDSSGVNEDFTFDSYGVDFDLDAEVESNGLDYQSQDNVQFAGHTAFNGYRITGRPEYDEPEGVVGIPNKVMSSDFGHLQNGFLSDPAVMPGLACSEFQYGNMSLDQKLVLEVQSVGIFPELETEDEGIDEEIRKLEAKHHEQISKKKGLLDRLMRSASVAEEFREKELEQRALDKLVGMAYEKYMNAWGPNATGGKSSSNKMAKQAALAFVKRTLDRCDEFKNTGKSCFSEPLYRDILLSGTRQAEAIAEGGNASRDSASMGSQPSYSQFSQNADNLNVISSDVFQPLNHLSEQTTGREETWFNRVKKRELSLDDVGNNIGTSIAASGMGGSLTSSAKGKRSERDRDGKGHNREVQSRNGTPKSGRPAVSNAKGERKSKTKPKQKTQLSISVNGLVGKPSEQHKPALPSGSKSGGVTASNNAKDKDEFSADVMEDPIDLSHLQLPGMDVLGGPDDIDDQGQDLGSWLNIDDDNLQDHDFMGLEIPMDDLSDLNMMV
- the LOC103406943 gene encoding uncharacterized protein isoform X1, with the protein product MATSSKFDLSSGSPDRPLYTSGQRGSHIAAQLDRSGSFRESMENPMLSSLPNMSRSTSAVTQGDVTNFFQCLRFDPKLVAAEHKSNRQGDLKRLMSVALSISPDESPSASVKGKLLLSPIPEEIKRVKAGLRESSIKARERVKTFNEALSVFNKVFPSIPSKKRSRAESFSNERSSSMLSSDRSVLGPNMGKIGIQNHAVSGGFELEQQKSEERTKNTIPNKRTRTSLVDARMDVRSTSLVRPSGAVDKDREMPRLASSGAVQGEDRNLSVSVDGWEKSKMKKKRSGIKPDASPSMVSSKPIDGYRETKQGMQQRPVNDVRSRSNNDSHGFRPGVTNGALGVGKSDGISQPTGFGFRSSIPKTEPDNSSLITDKRDRPIGTDKERANHRAANKASVRDDFNSASPTSSTKMNTSVRAPRSGSGVAPKLSPVVNRANVPNDWEISHCTNKPPAAVGANNRKRMTSARSSSPPVAQWAGQRPQKISRTARRSNFVPVVSSNEGTPPMDSPSDVTGGDIGLGFAKRLPGSSPQQVKLKADPLSSAALSESEESGAADIKSRDKVKKTDEIDEKVGQNVQKMSTLVLPSRKNKLVTGEDLGDGVRRQGRTGRGFSSTRALMPMTVEKVGNVGTAKQLRSSRLGFDKSESKAGRPPTRRLSDRKAYTRQKHTAINAAADFLVGSDDGHEELLAAANAVVNSALSFSNSFWGQMEPYFSLLSDADIAFLKQQGDIESNVATQVPSSVHGSTTVANGHEKIECEPRIGDFHPEQFVPGTGDHAAISLCQRLLAALISEEDSSGVNEDFTFDSYGVDFDLDAEVESNGLDYQSQDNVQFAGHTAFNGYRITGRPEYDEPEGVVGIPNKVMSSDFGHLQNGFLSDPAVMPGLACSEFQYGNMSLDQKLVLEVQSVGIFPELEPDMTQTEDEGIDEEIRKLEAKHHEQISKKKGLLDRLMRSASVAEEFREKELEQRALDKLVGMAYEKYMNAWGPNATGGKSSSNKMAKQAALAFVKRTLDRCDEFKNTGKSCFSEPLYRDILLSGTRQAEAIAEGGNASRDSASMGSQPSYSQFSQNADNLNVISSDVFQPLNHLSEQTTGREETWFNRVKKRELSLDDVGNNIGTSIAASGMGGSLTSSAKGKRSERDRDGKGHNREVQSRNGTPKSGRPAVSNAKGERKSKTKPKQKTQLSISVNGLVGKPSEQHKPALPSGSKSGGVTASNNAKDKDEFSADVMEDPIDLSHLQLPGMDVLGGPDDIDDQGQDLGSWLNIDDDNLQDHDFMGLEIPMDDLSDLNMMV
- the LOC103406943 gene encoding uncharacterized protein isoform X3, producing MATSSKFDLSSGSPDRPLYTSGQRGSHIAAQLDRSGSFRESMENPMLSSLPNMSRSTSAVTQGDVTNFFQCLRFDPKLVAAEHKSNRQGDLKRLMSVALSISPDESPSASVKGKLLLSPIPEEIKRVKAGLRESSIKARERVKTFNEALSVFNKVFPSIPSKKRSRAESFSNERSSSMLSSDRSVLGPNMGKIGIQNHAVSGGFELEQQKSEERTKNTIPNKRTRTSLVDARMDVRSTSLVRPSGAVDKDREMPRLASSGAVQGEDRNLSVSVDGWEKSKMKKKRSGIKPDASPSMVSSKPIDGYRETKQGMQQRPVNDVRSRSNNDSHGFRPGVTNGALGVGKSDGISQPTGFGFRSSIPKTEPDNSSLITDKRDRPIGTDKERANHRAANKASVRDDFNSASPTSSTKMNTSVRAPRSGSGVAPKLSPVVNRANVPNDWEISHCTNKPPAAVGANNRKRMTSARSSSPPVAQWAGQRPQKISRTARRSNFVPVVSSNEGTPPMDSPSDVTGGDIGLGFAKRLPGSSPQQVKLKADPLSSAALSESEESGAADIKSRDKVKKTDEIDEKVGQNVQKMSTLVLPSRKNKLVTGEDLGDGVRRQGRTGRGFSSTRALMPMTVEKVGNVGTAKQLRSSRLGFDKSESKAGRPPTRRLSDRKAYTRQKHTAINAAADFLVGSDDGHEELLAAANAVVNSALSFSNSFWGQMEPYFSLLSDADIAFLKQQGDIESNVATQVPSSVHGSTTVANGHEKIECEPRIGDFHPEQFVPGTGDHAAISLCQRLLAALISEEDSSGVNEDFTFDSYGVDFDLDAEVESNGLDYQSQDNVQFAGHTAFNGYRITGRPEYDEPEGVVGIPNKVMSSDFGHLQNGFLSDPAVMPGLACSEFQYGNMSLDQKLVLEVQSVGIFPELETEDEGIDEEIRKLEAKHHEQISKKKGLLDRLMRSASVAEEFREKELEQRALDKLVGMAYEKYMNAWGPNATGGKSSSNKMAKQAALAFVKRTLDRCDEFKNTGKSCFSEPLYRDILLSGTRQAEAIAEGGNASRDSASMGSQPSYSQFSQNADNLNVISSDVFQPLNHLSEQTTGREETWFNRVKKRELSLDDVGNNIGTSIAASGMGGSLTSSAKGKRSERDRDGKGHNREVQSRNGTPKSGRPAVSNAKGERKSKTKPKQKTQLSISVNGLVGKPSEQHKPALPSGSKSGGVTASNNAKDKDEFSADVMEDPIDLSHLQLPGMDVLGGPDDIDDQGQDLGSWLNIDDDNLQDHDFMGLEIPMDDLSDLNMMV
- the LOC103406943 gene encoding uncharacterized protein isoform X2, which codes for MATSSKFDLSSGSPDRPLYTSGQRGSHIAAQLDRSGSFRESMENPMLSSLPNMSRSTSAVTQGDVTNFFQCLRFDPKLVAAEHKSNRQGDLKRLMSVALSISPDESPSASVKGKLLLSPIPEEIKRVKAGLRESSIKARERVKTFNEALSVFNKVFPSIPSKKRSRAESFSNERSSSMLSSDRSVLGPNMGKIGIQNHAVSGGFELEQQKSEERTKNTIPNKRTRTSLVDARMDVRSTSLVRPSGAVDKDREMPRLASSGAVQGEDRNLSVSVDGWEKSKMKKKRSGIKPDASPSMVSSKPIDGYRETKQGMQQRPVNDVRSRSNNDSHGFRPGVTNGALGVGKSDGISQPTGFGFRSSIPKTEPDNSSLITDKRDRPIGTDKERANHRAANKASVRDDFNSASPTSSTKMNTSVRAPRSGSGVAPKLSPVVNRANVPNDWEISHCTNKPPAAVGANNRKRMTSARSSSPPVAQWAGQRPQKISRTARRSNFVPVVSSNEGTPPMDSPSDVTGGDIGLGFAKRLPGSSPQQVKLKADPLSSAALSESEESGAADIKSRDKVKKTDEIDEKVGQNVQKMSTLVLPSRKNKLVTGEDLGDGVRRQGRTGRGFSSTRALMPMTVEKVGNVGTAKQLRSSRLGFDKSESKAGRPPTRRLSDRKAYTRQKHTAINAAADFLDDGHEELLAAANAVVNSALSFSNSFWGQMEPYFSLLSDADIAFLKQQGDIESNVATQVPSSVHGSTTVANGHEKIECEPRIGDFHPEQFVPGTGDHAAISLCQRLLAALISEEDSSGVNEDFTFDSYGVDFDLDAEVESNGLDYQSQDNVQFAGHTAFNGYRITGRPEYDEPEGVVGIPNKVMSSDFGHLQNGFLSDPAVMPGLACSEFQYGNMSLDQKLVLEVQSVGIFPELEPDMTQTEDEGIDEEIRKLEAKHHEQISKKKGLLDRLMRSASVAEEFREKELEQRALDKLVGMAYEKYMNAWGPNATGGKSSSNKMAKQAALAFVKRTLDRCDEFKNTGKSCFSEPLYRDILLSGTRQAEAIAEGGNASRDSASMGSQPSYSQFSQNADNLNVISSDVFQPLNHLSEQTTGREETWFNRVKKRELSLDDVGNNIGTSIAASGMGGSLTSSAKGKRSERDRDGKGHNREVQSRNGTPKSGRPAVSNAKGERKSKTKPKQKTQLSISVNGLVGKPSEQHKPALPSGSKSGGVTASNNAKDKDEFSADVMEDPIDLSHLQLPGMDVLGGPDDIDDQGQDLGSWLNIDDDNLQDHDFMGLEIPMDDLSDLNMMV